The genomic DNA CGGTATCATGAAGATGGTCGCCGCACACTGGATGGCGACCTGGTGCGAGGCGAGCGCCGCCTTGCCCATGTTACCAATGATGAAGGTAGCCATCACGAAGGCGCTGACCTCGGCGAGCAGCTGCATGCTTGCGGGAAAACCGGTGCGCAGCAGATCCTTCACCGCCGCCCAATCAGGCACGCGCAGCCAACGCTTCGGCACCCATTCCTTCAACGCTACATCACCGCGACACCACACGATCATCCCCACCAGGACCGCGGTCCGTGCGATCAGGGTGGCTATTGCCGCTCCTTCAAAGCCGATGTGCGGAGCGCCCCATTTGCCGAAGACGAGCATCCAGTTGAGCACGATGTTCAGCAGCACCCCGCCAATCGAGATCCAGAACACCGGCCACGGCCGGTTCATCGCATCGGCGTGGTTCTTCACGGCCATTGAGCCCATCGCCGGGACCATCGAAACGGCAAGGATCAGGAGGAAATTCGGGACGATGGCGATGACGTCCGCATCCTGCTGGAAGACCCACAGGAAAGGCCGGATGACGAGCGCGGCGATCACCGCCAGCAGGCCGAGGGCGAGCGTGACGTAAAGGCCGTGGCGCAGCGCCGCACGGGCCGCGGCGGGATCATTGGCGCCGCGAGCCTGCGAGACGCGGATCGAGACAGCCATCGACATCCCGATGCCGAACATCATCGGCAGGTAGATCAGAGTATTGGCGAAGGAGCAGGCAGCCAGCGGCGTGACGCCCAGCCTGCCGAGCATCAGGGTATCGGTCAGGCTGATCAGCATCTGGCCGAGCTGGCCGATGATCAGGGGAATCGCCAGCCGGATGGTGGTGCGGCTTTCGGAGAGAATCGGGGAAAGAGTCATGGGAAATCGGAAAGGGAAGACGTGGAGAAACAAAAAGCCCGCTGGCGGAGGCCAAGCGGGCGGGGACAGGCGGCGATCGCGTTTATTTCCGATCCATCACGACATGTCCCCGCAGACGACGAGGTCGTCCATGGCGGCGGGCATGCGGAACATCTTCATAGGTTCGGGCACAGGCGTAGCGCCCGGCGGCCGGGGTGTCAAACTCCCCGGCGGCATCAATCCCGTCACTTCACCTTTCGTTCCATCTGGAGCGGGATCCTCCGGACACGAAAAAGGCGGCACCCCGCGAGGGACGCCGCCTTGGAAAATAGTCCGGGAGTGCCGGGCTGGCTTGTGATTACCAGCGACGGCCACCGCCGCCGCCGCCACCACCGTAGCCGCCCTTGCCACCGCCGCCGCCGCCACCACGGCGATCGCCGCCGTAGCCACCGCCGCCGCCACCACCACCGCCGCCGCCACGGCGTTCGCCGTAGCCGCCGCCACCACCACCACCGCGGCGCTCACCGCCGAATCCGCCACCGGAGCGCTCTTCGCGCGGGCGGGCTTCGTTCACGGTCAGGTTGCGACCGCCGAAGTCCTGGCCATCGAGGCCCTTGATCGCGGCATCCATGGCTTCCTTGCTGCCCATGGTGATGAAGGCAAAGCCGCGCGGGCGGCCGGTTTCACGATCCATCATCAGGGAAACATCGGTGACTTCACCGAACTGGCCGAAGGCGTCGCGCAGGTCGTCTTCGCTGGCGGAAAAGGGGAGGTTCCCCACGTACATCTTACTCATTTCTAATCAGTTGGCCCGAAATCCTACTTATCTTCGACTGTCCCCGAGGAACCGGGTTTCAGATCACCACCGAATGCAACATCCGTCTAATGATGACCCTCCATGCCTTGAATCTGCCAGGTGGCGAGCGCTCGGGGAGCGTGCCCGTTTAAAAGCAATCCACAAGCCCGGAATTTCAAAAAGAATACTTAGGGTTTCCACGCAATCGGCCAAAAGAAACCGCCACCAAGTCGCTGCGAGATTGACCGCACCGCCTAACCAAGCTATCGGTCGCCGCCCTCCGGGGCATAGTACTTCATGAAATTGAGCATTCCCTTCGAGCGGGTGGATTGGATCAACACGGTCTTCCTGGGTATCATCACCTTGCTCGCCCTTATCGCTGCTCCCATCTACCTCTGGCATTACGATGCCGGTCCGGTGCTCTGGAGTCTGTTTGCTTTCTACTGCATCGCCACGGGCATGAGCATCACGCTCGGCTACCACCGGCTATTCTCGCACCTCTCCTTCAAGGCCAAGTGGCCGGTGCGCCTCGCTACTCTGGTCTTCGGTGCCTGCGCCTTTGAAAACTCCGCGCTGAACTGGTGCTCCGACCACCGCCGCCACCACAAGCACACGGACCACGACGACGATCCGTACGACATTTCCAAGGGCTTCTTCTGGGCCCACATCGGCTGGATCCTCTTCAAGACCCTGCCTGAGCCGCCGCTCGATAACGTGAACGACCTCCGCAAGGACAAGCTTGTCATGTGGCAACACCGCTGGGACAAGCTGATCTCGCTGGTCGTCGGCCTGCTACTGCCTGCCGTGATTGGCTACTTCGCCGTCGGCGGTGCCGCGGGAGCGCTCGGTGGCTTCCTGATCGTCGGCGTGCTGCGCGTCTTCTGCGTCCAGCAGTGCACCTTCTTCATCAACTCGCTCTGCCACACCATCGGCCGCCAGCCTTACTCGACCCGCTGCAGCGCCCGTGACAGCTTCGTGATGTCGCTCGTCACCTTCGGCGAGGGTTACCACAACTACCACCACGAGTTCCAACACGACTACCGCAATGGTGTGAAGCCGTGGAACTTCGACCCCACCAAGTGGGCGATCTGGGCACTTTCGAAAGTGGGTCTCGCCAGTGACCTGCGCCGCGTGCCCGCCACCAAGGTGCTGCTGGCCGAAATGGCCGAAGCCCGCCGCCGCGCAAACCAAGAGCTGGAGCGCCTTCAAGCTCAGAACGATCATCCGCTGCGTGACAAGGCCCTCGAGGCCATGAACGCCGTGATCGAGCGCATGAGCGCCAATTACCACGAACTGGAAAAGGCCATGGCCGACCGCGTGGAGCTCTCCCGCAATGCGCTCCAACGCTGGCGGAAGGAGACCCGCGAGATGCTGCAGAATGCCATCGAGATCCGCCGTGGACGCTCGGTCGCTGCCTGAACTTGAGCCGATCTTTTCAAAAAGGCCGTCCGGGGAACCGGGCGGCCTTTTTCGTTTCGGGAAGGTTCGATGCTTGGGGCTTGGAAGTTTCGGCCCGCTCCGTAGGTTTGCGCCCGATGGAGCCCCTGAGCGTCGATGGCAAATTCTTCCGGTCCGGGGGAAGGCGCTGTGACGTCCGGGCGGTGACCTACGGGCCCTTTCCCGGCGGCTGGCCGGCGGACTTCACGGCCGATTTCGACCGGATCGTGGGAACCGGCTTCAATGCGCTGCGGCTCTACGAAATGCCGGACCGGCGGCTGCTGGATGCGGCGCTGGAGCACGGGCTCCGCGTCTTCGGTGGCCTGCGCTGGCCGCAGGCGGTCGATTTCCTGAAGGACGATCAAGTTCTCTCCGCCGCCCGGGTGTCGCTGGCCGAAAGCCTGCGCAACGCGGAAGGCCACCCTGCCCTCGCCGGTGTATACGTGGCCAATGAAGTGCCGGCCGACCTGGTCCGCTGGATGGGGCCGGTGCAGGTCCGGCGGGAGCTGGAGCACCTGATCCAGCTCGGGAAGGAAATCCGGCCGGACTTGCTGTGGTGCTACGGAAACTACCCGAGCACCGAGTACCTCGAACCGGAAAACGCCGACTTCACAGCCTTCAACGTCTACCTAGAGGACGAAGTCGCCTTCCGCAGCTACCTGCGGCGGCTGCATCACATCGCCGGCGACCGGCCGGTGGTGATCTCGGAGTTCGGGCTCGATTCGCGGCGCAACGGCACCGCGAAGCAGGCCGGAATCCTGGCGTGGGCCATCCGCATCGCACGCGAGGAAGGCATGGCCGGCATGACCGTCTATGCGTGGAGCGACCGCTGGTGGAATGCGGGCATGGAAGTACCGGACTG from Luteolibacter sp. Y139 includes the following:
- a CDS encoding MATE family efflux transporter, producing the protein MTLSPILSESRTTIRLAIPLIIGQLGQMLISLTDTLMLGRLGVTPLAACSFANTLIYLPMMFGIGMSMAVSIRVSQARGANDPAAARAALRHGLYVTLALGLLAVIAALVIRPFLWVFQQDADVIAIVPNFLLILAVSMVPAMGSMAVKNHADAMNRPWPVFWISIGGVLLNIVLNWMLVFGKWGAPHIGFEGAAIATLIARTAVLVGMIVWCRGDVALKEWVPKRWLRVPDWAAVKDLLRTGFPASMQLLAEVSAFVMATFIIGNMGKAALASHQVAIQCAATIFMIPLGISMALTVRIGEAFGAKNFASMRPIVASGWAMGVTFTVFSATAFVFFNRQLAALFIDDPAVLEMAASLLIVAAAFQFCDALQIIAAGALRGLDDVHTPAWIAFWAYWVISIPLGWCLAHPLGFGVTGMWWGITAGLTITAILLGRRIWRRTGDLDRSTGETLASEAEQPLVEG
- a CDS encoding RNA recognition motif domain-containing protein; this encodes MSKMYVGNLPFSASEDDLRDAFGQFGEVTDVSLMMDRETGRPRGFAFITMGSKEAMDAAIKGLDGQDFGGRNLTVNEARPREERSGGGFGGERRGGGGGGGYGERRGGGGGGGGGGGYGGDRRGGGGGGGKGGYGGGGGGGGRRW
- a CDS encoding acyl-CoA desaturase, which gives rise to MKLSIPFERVDWINTVFLGIITLLALIAAPIYLWHYDAGPVLWSLFAFYCIATGMSITLGYHRLFSHLSFKAKWPVRLATLVFGACAFENSALNWCSDHRRHHKHTDHDDDPYDISKGFFWAHIGWILFKTLPEPPLDNVNDLRKDKLVMWQHRWDKLISLVVGLLLPAVIGYFAVGGAAGALGGFLIVGVLRVFCVQQCTFFINSLCHTIGRQPYSTRCSARDSFVMSLVTFGEGYHNYHHEFQHDYRNGVKPWNFDPTKWAIWALSKVGLASDLRRVPATKVLLAEMAEARRRANQELERLQAQNDHPLRDKALEAMNAVIERMSANYHELEKAMADRVELSRNALQRWRKETREMLQNAIEIRRGRSVAA